A single window of Kiloniellales bacterium DNA harbors:
- a CDS encoding flagellin, whose product MVDVTLSAAQRNTVLQLQNTVNLINRTNDRLSTGLKVASPIDDARVFFEAQALSNRANDFSERRDSIDQGVSAVSGALEATEAIEALVRQADGIVTSARSATGSELSSLETQFNEVLAQIDDLTADTTFQGLNLINGTGESLDVQFSNLTTSVLNIASVDLTTASTGLNISSGANFTVSSTLDSTLDALALQIDNALTSLSAEAQTLGSNVGILQTRLDFTDKQVNVLQGAADKLTLADTTEEGANLVALQTRQQLGISALAFAGQAEQSVLSLFR is encoded by the coding sequence ATGGTAGATGTCACCCTTTCGGCTGCGCAACGGAACACCGTTTTGCAGCTGCAGAACACCGTCAATCTGATCAACCGGACCAACGATCGTCTGTCCACCGGCCTCAAGGTGGCCAGCCCGATCGACGATGCCCGCGTGTTCTTTGAGGCGCAGGCGCTTTCCAACCGCGCCAACGACTTCAGCGAACGCCGGGACTCGATCGATCAGGGCGTCAGTGCGGTGTCCGGCGCCCTCGAGGCGACCGAGGCGATCGAGGCTCTGGTCCGTCAGGCCGACGGTATCGTGACCTCCGCCCGATCGGCGACGGGTTCGGAGCTGAGCTCGCTCGAGACCCAGTTCAACGAGGTCTTGGCCCAGATCGATGATCTCACGGCCGACACCACCTTCCAGGGCCTGAACCTGATCAACGGTACGGGCGAATCCCTTGATGTTCAGTTCAGCAATCTGACCACCAGCGTGCTGAACATTGCTTCGGTTGACCTGACCACCGCGTCAACCGGTCTGAACATCTCCTCGGGGGCGAACTTCACTGTCAGTTCCACCCTCGACTCGACCCTGGACGCCCTGGCGCTGCAGATCGACAACGCGCTCACCTCTCTGTCTGCTGAAGCGCAGACCCTGGGTTCCAACGTCGGTATTCTGCAGACTCGTCTCGACTTTACGGACAAGCAGGTCAACGTCCTCCAGGGTGCGGCCGACAAGCTCACGCTTGCCGACACCACCGAGGAAGGCGCCAACCTGGTGGCCCTGCAGACCAGGCAGCAGCTCGGTATCTCGGCCCTGGCCTTCGCGGGTCAGGCCGAGCAGTCGGTGCTGTCCTTGTTCCGATAG
- the flgK gene encoding flagellar hook-associated protein FlgK → MTLVNALYSAITALQTTQSALQVTSNNIANVNTEGYTRKSAQQLTQVIDGQTFGVDLGQARRFVDASLLRQIRDQISVLTGNQAQNGFLERTQTLFGTPGSNTAISHDLAELGSALESLAAAPNGVVNQSEAVATAQRLTEKLNALNDQIQAMRRQADQEIAESVNKINDLLQDLDDLNGRIAEADALNRSADDLRDERDRLIGELAAEIDIQYFEQGNGTTVIATTTGRILLGSQATSLSHAAAAQVAAQNTHPGSIDGINLGGSGVDITDEISGGRLYGLITIRDDTLVDLQAEFDRLTEVLRDQINAAHNDGTAFPPPSQLTGSRSVAAADAPPMSGNFRVAVLDSAGVVVENLDINLGGIANIGALVTAINGMTNATASINADGQVVIAATGGNAIAVNEMDGQVTTGTATRGMAHFLGLNNLLDSGTDYDVALSDRVASDTAALGVAGTMGFSIGGATTNVAYGAGDSLTDIVASINAAVGGANITASVVSEANGYRLELIDADGDNFFLSDSGGLTGQINLRPGQAGTAGRLEVDPDLLATPSLIAYAELSPAAGLAVGDIALAAGDSATARALADVFTTNQTFAAAGGLAGSVTTLSDFATSIISLNAANANAVAGDVASGESLEIALETQFGSLSGVNLDEELSQLVILQNAFAASARVTTTVSQLFDELLQIGR, encoded by the coding sequence ATGACGCTGGTGAATGCACTCTACTCGGCCATCACCGCCCTGCAGACGACGCAGTCGGCGCTCCAGGTCACCTCGAACAACATCGCCAACGTCAATACCGAGGGCTATACGCGCAAGAGCGCCCAGCAGCTGACCCAGGTCATCGACGGCCAGACTTTCGGCGTCGATCTGGGCCAGGCCCGGCGTTTCGTCGACGCCAGCCTACTGCGTCAGATCCGCGATCAGATCTCCGTCCTGACCGGAAACCAGGCGCAGAACGGCTTCCTGGAACGCACCCAGACGCTGTTCGGCACGCCCGGCAGCAACACGGCGATCAGCCACGACCTGGCCGAACTCGGGTCTGCGCTCGAATCTCTCGCCGCCGCGCCGAACGGCGTGGTCAACCAGAGCGAGGCGGTCGCGACGGCGCAGCGGCTCACCGAGAAGCTCAACGCGCTCAACGACCAGATTCAGGCGATGCGCCGCCAAGCGGACCAGGAGATCGCGGAATCGGTCAACAAGATCAACGACCTGCTTCAGGATCTGGACGACCTCAACGGGCGCATCGCCGAGGCCGACGCCTTGAACCGTTCGGCCGACGACCTCCGCGACGAGCGCGACCGGCTGATCGGCGAGCTCGCCGCCGAGATCGACATCCAGTACTTCGAGCAGGGCAACGGCACGACGGTGATCGCCACCACCACCGGGCGCATCCTGCTGGGCAGCCAGGCGACCAGCCTGAGCCACGCGGCGGCGGCCCAGGTCGCGGCGCAGAACACCCATCCAGGCTCGATCGACGGGATCAACCTGGGCGGCTCGGGGGTCGACATCACCGACGAGATCAGCGGCGGCCGGCTCTACGGCCTGATCACGATCCGCGACGACACCCTGGTCGACCTGCAGGCCGAGTTCGACCGCCTGACCGAGGTCCTGCGCGACCAGATCAACGCCGCGCACAACGACGGCACGGCCTTCCCGCCCCCCAGCCAGCTGACCGGGAGCCGGAGTGTGGCCGCGGCCGACGCCCCGCCGATGAGCGGGAACTTCCGGGTCGCCGTGCTCGACAGCGCGGGCGTCGTGGTCGAAAACCTCGACATCAATCTCGGCGGGATCGCCAACATCGGCGCGCTGGTCACCGCGATCAACGGCATGACCAACGCGACCGCCTCGATCAACGCGGACGGCCAGGTGGTGATTGCGGCGACCGGCGGCAACGCGATCGCGGTCAACGAGATGGACGGCCAGGTCACCACCGGGACCGCCACCCGGGGCATGGCGCACTTCCTGGGGCTCAACAACCTGCTGGACAGCGGCACCGACTACGACGTCGCCCTGTCCGACCGGGTTGCCAGCGACACGGCCGCGCTCGGTGTCGCCGGCACGATGGGGTTCAGCATCGGCGGCGCCACGACCAACGTCGCTTACGGCGCTGGCGACTCCCTGACGGACATCGTCGCCTCGATCAATGCCGCGGTCGGCGGCGCCAACATCACCGCGAGCGTGGTGAGCGAAGCCAACGGCTACCGCTTGGAGCTGATCGACGCCGACGGGGACAACTTCTTCCTCTCGGACAGCGGCGGACTGACCGGCCAGATCAATCTGCGGCCAGGCCAGGCGGGCACCGCCGGCCGGCTCGAGGTCGATCCCGACCTGCTCGCCACCCCATCGCTGATCGCCTACGCGGAACTCAGTCCGGCGGCCGGCCTAGCGGTCGGCGACATCGCGCTCGCCGCCGGCGATTCGGCCACCGCACGGGCTCTGGCCGACGTCTTCACCACCAATCAGACCTTCGCCGCGGCCGGCGGCCTGGCGGGCTCGGTCACGACCCTGAGCGACTTCGCGACCAGCATCATCTCGCTGAACGCGGCCAACGCCAACGCCGTCGCCGGTGACGTGGCCAGCGGGGAGAGCCTGGAGATCGCTCTCGAGACCCAGTTCGGCAGCCTGAGCGGCGTCAATCTGGACGAGGAGCTGTCCCAGCTAGTGATCCTGCAGAACGCTTTCGCCGCCTCGGCCCGGGTCACCACCACCGTCAGCCAGCTGTTCGACGAACTGCTGCAGATCGGACGCTAA
- a CDS encoding rod-binding protein: protein MAGQPPITLQAGAGQALRASGPAAGPAGAGNNREALRRAAEEYEALFLAEMLAPIFEGIETEGLFGGGSAEKIYRSLMVREYGRSLSESGGVGIADAVERELLKLQEIQQ from the coding sequence ATGGCCGGCCAGCCGCCCATCACGTTACAGGCCGGCGCCGGCCAGGCACTGCGCGCTTCGGGGCCGGCCGCCGGCCCGGCCGGCGCCGGCAACAACCGCGAGGCGCTGCGCCGCGCCGCCGAAGAGTACGAAGCGCTGTTCCTGGCCGAGATGCTCGCACCGATCTTCGAGGGCATCGAGACCGAGGGCCTGTTCGGCGGCGGCTCGGCCGAGAAGATCTACCGCAGCCTCATGGTGCGAGAGTACGGCCGGTCCCTGTCCGAATCAGGCGGCGTGGGCATCGCCGACGCCGTTGAGCGCGAACTGCTTAAGCTGCAGGAGATCCAGCAATGA
- a CDS encoding flagellar basal body P-ring protein FlgI, with product MAALLWLGASPAAAQVRIKDIADFEGVRSNHLVGYGLVVGLDGTGDDLESAVFTRESLIGMLERLGVSARDDDLETDNVAAVMVTADLPPFARQGRRIDVTISALGDAQSLLGGTLLVTPLLAADGEVYAVAQGSVAVSGFNAGGAAETVSKGVATAGRIPNGAVIEREIAFDLAQMQSIKVSLRNPDFTTARRMAQAVNRRLKTPIARQLDNTTIMVDVPNDFPGGTVGLVTEIEQLRITPDQVARVVIDEQSGVIVMGENVRISTVAIAQGNLTIRITETPQVSQPNPLAETGETVVVDRTRVQVSEDEERRLAVLNRGVSLQELVNGLNALGIGPRDMITILQAIKAAGALQAEIEVM from the coding sequence CTGGCCGCCCTGCTGTGGCTCGGCGCCTCGCCCGCCGCAGCCCAGGTCCGCATCAAGGATATCGCCGACTTCGAAGGCGTGCGCAGCAACCACCTGGTCGGCTACGGTCTGGTCGTCGGCCTGGACGGCACGGGCGACGATCTTGAGAGCGCGGTCTTCACCCGGGAGAGCCTGATCGGCATGCTCGAGCGCCTCGGCGTCTCGGCCCGCGACGACGACCTAGAAACCGACAACGTGGCTGCCGTCATGGTGACGGCCGACCTGCCGCCCTTCGCCCGACAGGGCCGGCGGATCGACGTGACGATCTCTGCCTTGGGCGACGCCCAGAGCCTGCTGGGGGGCACGCTGCTCGTCACGCCGCTGCTCGCGGCCGACGGCGAGGTCTACGCCGTGGCGCAAGGCTCGGTGGCCGTCTCGGGGTTCAACGCCGGCGGCGCCGCCGAGACGGTCAGCAAGGGCGTGGCCACGGCGGGCCGAATCCCCAACGGCGCCGTGATCGAGCGGGAGATCGCCTTCGATCTGGCGCAGATGCAGAGCATCAAGGTTTCCCTGCGCAACCCCGACTTCACCACCGCCCGGCGCATGGCCCAGGCGGTCAATCGTCGCCTCAAGACGCCGATCGCCCGGCAGCTCGACAACACGACGATCATGGTCGACGTCCCGAACGACTTCCCGGGCGGCACCGTCGGCCTGGTCACCGAAATCGAGCAACTGCGGATCACGCCGGACCAGGTCGCCCGGGTCGTGATCGACGAGCAGTCGGGCGTGATCGTGATGGGCGAGAACGTGCGCATCAGCACGGTGGCGATCGCCCAGGGCAACCTGACGATCCGCATCACCGAGACGCCTCAGGTCAGTCAGCCCAACCCCCTGGCCGAGACCGGCGAGACCGTGGTCGTCGACCGCACTCGCGTCCAGGTCTCCGAGGACGAGGAGAGACGCCTCGCCGTGCTCAACCGAGGCGTCAGCCTGCAGGAACTGGTCAACGGCCTCAACGCGCTCGGCATCGGCCCGCGCGACATGATCACCATTCTCCAGGCGATCAAGGCGGCCGGCGCCCTGCAGGCCGAGATCGAGGTGATGTGA
- a CDS encoding flagellar protein FlaG has protein sequence MTVAEATLAGSAAASVKRTQASARVEDSRVREAPARPATAEQVAPSTAGRPSAGASSQSRLAFDQELSRVFVEIVDSDSGEVVQRFPPEQIVRYFAEISDAAAEPIDTERTGLVLDQLA, from the coding sequence ATGACTGTCGCCGAAGCAACACTCGCGGGTTCAGCCGCCGCCAGCGTCAAGAGGACGCAGGCGAGCGCACGAGTCGAGGACTCGCGCGTGCGGGAAGCGCCCGCGCGCCCCGCAACGGCGGAACAGGTTGCGCCGAGCACCGCTGGCCGGCCGTCTGCGGGGGCATCCTCTCAGTCGCGCCTGGCATTCGACCAGGAGCTGTCGCGCGTTTTCGTCGAGATCGTCGATTCGGACTCGGGCGAGGTGGTGCAGCGCTTCCCGCCCGAGCAGATCGTGCGCTACTTCGCCGAGATCAGCGACGCCGCGGCCGAACCCATCGATACGGAGCGCACGGGCCTGGTGCTGGATCAGCTCGCCTGA
- a CDS encoding flagellar assembly protein FliX: MKIGSLSNGRIEKPSRKSAGKTGKPGEFAGILETGEAQGAAPTAPAAASTIDSLLALQEVPGDRLSREAAARHGQALLEALDRLRFELLDGAVSQENLLRLGEMAAARKGATEDPRLDTVLDEIELRVAVELAKRGR; this comes from the coding sequence ATGAAGATAGGCTCTCTATCCAACGGCCGTATCGAGAAGCCGAGCCGGAAGTCGGCCGGCAAAACCGGAAAACCGGGCGAGTTCGCCGGGATTCTGGAAACCGGCGAGGCCCAGGGGGCCGCGCCGACCGCCCCGGCGGCCGCATCGACGATCGATTCACTCCTCGCCCTCCAGGAGGTTCCAGGCGACCGCCTGTCCCGCGAAGCTGCGGCCCGCCATGGCCAGGCCTTGCTCGAGGCGCTCGATCGCCTGCGTTTCGAGCTCTTGGACGGCGCGGTGAGTCAGGAAAACCTGCTGCGGCTGGGCGAAATGGCGGCGGCCCGCAAGGGCGCCACCGAGGACCCGCGCCTCGACACCGTCCTCGACGAGATCGAGCTGCGCGTCGCGGTCGAGCTCGCGAAGCGCGGCCGCTAA
- the dksA gene encoding RNA polymerase-binding protein DksA: MSKGKTRNGLNGYHPSDDEPFMNTRMQAYFRQKLTNWKNELLHESSETLQHLQEGGLLEADLADRASLETDRSLELRTRDRERKLIAKIDAALQRIEEGSYGYCEETAEPISLRRLEARPIATLSLEAQERHERKERTHRDD; the protein is encoded by the coding sequence ATGAGCAAGGGCAAGACTCGAAACGGTCTGAACGGCTATCATCCGAGCGATGACGAGCCCTTCATGAATACGCGGATGCAAGCCTATTTCCGCCAGAAGCTGACCAACTGGAAGAACGAACTCCTGCACGAATCGAGCGAAACACTGCAGCACCTTCAAGAAGGGGGGCTGCTGGAAGCCGATCTGGCCGATCGCGCGTCGCTCGAGACGGACCGCTCCCTGGAGCTGCGCACAAGGGACCGCGAACGCAAGCTGATCGCCAAGATCGATGCGGCGCTCCAGCGCATCGAAGAAGGCTCCTACGGGTACTGCGAAGAAACGGCGGAACCGATCAGCCTGCGCCGCCTGGAGGCCAGGCCGATCGCCACGCTGTCGCTCGAGGCGCAGGAACGCCACGAGCGCAAGGAGCGGACCCACCGCGACGACTGA
- the flgH gene encoding flagellar basal body L-ring protein FlgH produces MTRIELPRRRSLSRSLLRLVVIAAAGASLQACTVFERLIAIGQEPSLSEIENPAPIANDRQVRLPMPAPQPAPRQANSLWRTGSQHFLQDQRAAVVGDIVTINIEVSDNASISNRTTRGRAASEDASLTSLLGYEGLLQNFLPNGVNPLSLVDLDSAGSTEGNGSVDRGETINLKVAALVTQVLPNGNLVVAGRQEMRINYEMRELQVAGVIRPEDITSANTIEFEKIAEARIAYGGRGHITDVQQPRYGQQLYDVLWPF; encoded by the coding sequence ATGACGCGGATAGAACTTCCCAGACGGCGCAGCCTTTCCCGCAGCCTGCTGCGGCTCGTTGTAATCGCCGCCGCGGGCGCCTCGCTGCAGGCCTGCACGGTGTTCGAGCGGCTTATCGCCATCGGCCAGGAACCCTCACTCAGCGAAATCGAGAACCCGGCGCCAATCGCCAACGATCGTCAGGTGCGCCTGCCCATGCCGGCGCCGCAGCCCGCGCCGCGCCAGGCCAACTCGCTGTGGCGCACCGGTTCGCAGCATTTCCTGCAGGATCAACGCGCCGCCGTGGTCGGCGACATCGTCACCATCAACATCGAGGTGTCGGACAACGCCTCGATCTCCAACCGGACCACGCGCGGCCGGGCCGCCTCGGAGGACGCTTCTCTGACCTCCCTGCTCGGCTACGAGGGGCTCCTGCAGAACTTCCTGCCGAACGGCGTCAATCCCCTCAGCCTCGTCGACCTGGACAGCGCCGGCAGCACCGAAGGCAACGGCTCCGTCGACCGGGGCGAGACGATCAACCTCAAGGTCGCCGCGCTCGTCACGCAGGTCCTGCCGAACGGGAACCTCGTGGTCGCCGGCCGCCAGGAGATGCGGATCAACTACGAGATGCGCGAGCTTCAGGTCGCCGGGGTCATCCGTCCGGAGGATATCACCTCGGCCAATACCATCGAGTTCGAGAAGATCGCCGAGGCGCGGATCGCCTACGGCGGACGCGGCCACATTACCGACGTGCAGCAGCCGCGCTACGGGCAGCAGCTCTACGACGTGCTCTGGCCGTTCTGA
- the flgA gene encoding flagellar basal body P-ring formation chaperone FlgA, translating to MRRSNQAPSGKRPIAGLLALALLAGVSAADAAETPAGRVMLKPEVEIDGSLLRLGDLFEPLPPEADHAIARAPEPGRRIEFGARWLAAVAQEHGIAWRPATRFDRVVVSRRSIAIEAPQIQTALHATLGRMTPGQEIAVALDDPTIALHLPLGSEASLGISALSYNPANGRFRAKAVSPADGAPAVEATVTGRAVVMVEVPVPRRRIMRGEIIGTDDLDWRRIAADRLAADVLVDAAAVLGKSPRRALKAGEAVRSGQLREPVLVPKNALVTLRLATERMVLTAQGRALEPGTRGDVIRVMNTQSRTIVNGTVLASGAVAVPHPAGAPTQ from the coding sequence GTGAGAAGATCGAACCAAGCGCCCAGCGGCAAGCGGCCGATCGCCGGCCTGCTGGCCCTGGCCCTGCTCGCAGGCGTGTCCGCGGCCGACGCCGCCGAGACGCCCGCCGGCCGTGTCATGCTGAAGCCCGAGGTCGAGATCGACGGGTCCCTGCTGCGGTTGGGCGATCTGTTCGAGCCCCTGCCACCGGAGGCCGACCATGCGATCGCCCGCGCGCCGGAGCCCGGCCGCAGGATCGAATTCGGCGCGCGGTGGCTGGCCGCGGTGGCCCAGGAGCACGGCATCGCCTGGCGCCCCGCAACGCGCTTCGATCGGGTGGTGGTGAGCCGGCGCAGCATCGCGATCGAGGCGCCGCAGATCCAGACTGCCCTGCACGCCACCCTCGGCCGCATGACCCCCGGCCAGGAGATCGCCGTCGCCCTCGACGACCCCACGATCGCGCTGCATCTGCCGCTCGGCAGCGAGGCCTCCCTCGGCATCTCGGCGCTCTCGTACAACCCGGCCAACGGCCGGTTTCGCGCCAAGGCCGTTTCGCCGGCGGACGGCGCCCCGGCGGTCGAGGCCACGGTGACCGGCCGCGCCGTTGTGATGGTCGAAGTTCCGGTGCCGCGCCGCCGGATCATGCGGGGAGAGATCATCGGCACCGACGATCTGGACTGGCGGCGGATCGCCGCCGACCGACTCGCCGCGGACGTGCTCGTCGACGCCGCTGCGGTGCTCGGCAAGAGCCCCCGGCGCGCGCTCAAAGCCGGCGAGGCGGTGCGGTCGGGCCAGCTGCGCGAGCCCGTGCTGGTGCCCAAGAACGCGCTGGTGACGCTCCGGCTGGCGACCGAACGCATGGTGCTGACGGCGCAGGGCCGGGCCCTCGAGCCCGGCACCAGGGGCGACGTGATCCGCGTCATGAACACCCAGTCGCGGACCATCGTCAACGGGACGGTGCTCGCCTCCGGCGCCGTGGCGGTGCCGCACCCCGCCGGCGCGCCGACGCAATAG
- the flgG gene encoding flagellar basal-body rod protein FlgG — MNSLDIAATGMLAQQLNVEVISNNIANMSTTGYKRQRSEFQDLLYQDLRRVGSESSDAGTVVPAGVQLGLGVQPAAVYRISEQGAMNITDNPFDVAINGKGFFQVELPDGDTAYTRSGAFQLSADGDLVTVDGYTIQPGITIPIDATSVTINDNGQVSVTLSGQVASQQVGQIELATFANEAGLQAIGDNLLLETTASGTATIGTPGSTGFGSVKQGLLEASNVNVVTEITDLITAQRAYEMNSRVIQASDEMMQSVTQLR; from the coding sequence ATGAATTCGCTCGATATCGCCGCCACCGGCATGCTCGCACAGCAGCTCAACGTGGAAGTCATTTCCAACAACATCGCGAACATGAGCACGACGGGCTACAAGCGCCAACGCTCCGAGTTCCAGGACCTGCTGTACCAGGACCTGAGGCGGGTCGGCTCGGAATCGTCGGACGCCGGCACGGTGGTGCCGGCCGGCGTGCAGCTGGGGCTCGGCGTGCAGCCGGCCGCGGTCTACCGGATCAGCGAGCAGGGCGCGATGAACATTACCGACAATCCCTTCGACGTCGCGATCAACGGCAAGGGCTTCTTCCAGGTCGAGCTGCCCGACGGCGACACCGCCTACACCCGCTCCGGCGCTTTCCAGCTCTCTGCCGACGGGGATCTGGTGACGGTTGACGGTTACACCATCCAGCCGGGCATCACGATCCCGATCGACGCCACCTCGGTCACCATCAATGACAACGGCCAGGTCTCGGTCACGCTCTCCGGCCAGGTCGCGAGCCAGCAGGTCGGACAGATCGAATTGGCCACCTTCGCCAACGAAGCCGGGCTGCAGGCGATCGGCGACAACCTGCTGCTGGAGACGACGGCCTCCGGTACGGCCACGATCGGCACGCCCGGGTCGACCGGCTTCGGATCGGTCAAGCAGGGCCTGCTCGAGGCGTCGAACGTCAACGTGGTCACCGAGATCACCGACCTGATCACCGCCCAACGGGCCTACGAGATGAACTCCCGGGTGATCCAGGCGTCCGACGAAATGATGCAGAGCGTCACCCAGCTTCGCTAG
- the flgF gene encoding flagellar basal-body rod protein FlgF: MENPGYVALSRQMVLRRQMEAVAHNLANLNTPGFKAESMVFVEYLERTLPREKVSFVQDIATVQDLRPGPVKATGNELDLSIRGDGYFAVETPEGERYTRAGHFALSPDREIVNSNGYPLLSDAGTPLTIPDDTTEIVVADDGTVSTDEGELGRIQLVRFENQQALTRQENGLFGAGGQVAEPDEDSVIQQGTLEGSNVVGVVEMTKMIDTVRSYQAVARMSNEEHERQRRAISALAPVQT, from the coding sequence ATGGAGAATCCCGGCTACGTCGCCCTGTCCCGTCAGATGGTGCTGAGGCGCCAGATGGAGGCGGTGGCGCATAACCTCGCCAACTTGAACACGCCCGGCTTCAAGGCCGAATCCATGGTCTTCGTCGAATACCTGGAACGCACCCTGCCCCGGGAGAAGGTCAGTTTTGTTCAGGATATCGCGACCGTGCAGGATCTGCGCCCGGGGCCGGTCAAGGCCACCGGCAACGAGCTGGACCTGTCGATCCGCGGCGACGGCTACTTCGCGGTCGAGACGCCCGAAGGCGAACGCTACACGCGGGCCGGCCACTTCGCCTTGTCGCCGGACAGAGAGATCGTCAACTCGAACGGCTATCCCCTGCTGAGCGATGCAGGAACGCCCCTGACCATTCCCGACGACACGACGGAGATCGTCGTCGCGGACGACGGCACGGTCTCGACCGATGAGGGCGAGCTAGGGCGCATACAGCTGGTCCGCTTCGAGAACCAGCAGGCCCTGACCCGTCAGGAGAACGGGCTCTTCGGCGCCGGCGGGCAGGTCGCCGAGCCCGACGAGGATTCGGTCATCCAGCAGGGCACCCTCGAGGGCTCCAACGTGGTCGGCGTGGTCGAGATGACCAAGATGATCGACACCGTGCGCAGCTATCAGGCAGTGGCGCGGATGAGCAACGAGGAACACGAACGCCAGCGCCGGGCGATCAGCGCTCTGGCGCCCGTGCAAACCTAA
- a CDS encoding flagellar basal body-associated FliL family protein, which produces MADQTSTTDIGDGLEVEAKPKGGISGKVLILLGILPNLLLVGGVAGAYFSGLLDPLLKPETAVEQVAEAETSTPPELVGNDSYFYKLPDLLVNLNVGGRKSAYLKLSVSLELPDDSHIDHLDRVRPRIIDSFQVYLRELRVEDLSGSAGIQRLREELLYRVNAAARPAVVRDVLFKEMLIQ; this is translated from the coding sequence GTGGCCGATCAAACGAGTACGACGGATATCGGAGACGGTCTCGAAGTCGAGGCCAAGCCGAAGGGTGGCATCAGCGGGAAGGTCCTGATCCTCTTAGGCATCCTGCCCAACCTGCTGCTCGTCGGCGGGGTCGCGGGCGCCTACTTCTCCGGCCTGCTCGATCCCCTGCTGAAGCCGGAGACGGCGGTCGAGCAGGTGGCCGAGGCGGAAACCTCGACGCCCCCCGAGCTCGTCGGCAACGATTCCTACTTCTACAAGCTGCCCGACCTCCTGGTGAATCTGAACGTGGGCGGTCGCAAGTCGGCCTACCTCAAGCTGTCGGTCAGTCTGGAGCTGCCCGACGACAGCCACATCGACCATCTCGACCGGGTGCGGCCCCGGATCATCGACAGTTTCCAGGTCTACCTGCGGGAGCTGCGCGTCGAGGACCTCAGCGGCTCCGCCGGCATACAGCGCCTCCGCGAGGAGCTGCTCTACCGAGTCAACGCGGCGGCGCGCCCGGCCGTGGTGCGCGACGTGCTGTTCAAGGAAATGCTGATCCAGTGA
- the fliM gene encoding flagellar motor switch protein FliM produces MADEDNSQGAETDEAAVLAEWEAMTEGEGDETAMTGSSNRVLDQSEIDSLLGVDTGAGGDMGDLSGIQAIINSALVSYERLPMLEVVFDRLVRMMSTSLRNFTSDNVEVSLESITSARFGDYLDQIPLPAMLTVFKADEWDNFGLMTIDSSLIYSVVDVLLGGRRGTAAMRIEGRPYTTIERNLVERMVHVVLGDLSTAFDPLSPVTFRFERLESNPRFATIARPANATIVASLRVDMEDRGGKMELVIPYATLEPVRELLLQMFIGEKFGRDSIWESHLTMELWQTEVPIQAVLDEFELSLGDVMNWQEGTRIELNCAPDSRIKLRCGDISMFEGQMGRKGVNIAVRIANRLAAAGIYG; encoded by the coding sequence ATGGCGGACGAAGACAACAGTCAGGGAGCGGAGACCGACGAGGCCGCTGTCTTGGCCGAATGGGAGGCCATGACGGAGGGGGAGGGCGACGAGACGGCCATGACCGGCTCGTCCAACCGCGTGCTCGACCAGTCCGAGATCGACAGCCTGCTCGGCGTGGACACCGGCGCCGGCGGCGACATGGGCGATCTCTCCGGAATTCAGGCAATCATCAACTCGGCGCTGGTGTCCTACGAGCGCCTGCCCATGCTCGAGGTCGTGTTCGACCGCCTGGTCAGGATGATGTCGACCTCGCTGCGGAACTTCACCTCGGACAACGTCGAGGTCAGCCTGGAATCGATCACCTCGGCGCGCTTCGGCGATTACCTCGACCAGATCCCCCTGCCGGCAATGCTGACGGTGTTCAAGGCCGACGAGTGGGACAACTTCGGCCTGATGACCATCGACTCGTCGCTGATCTACTCCGTGGTCGACGTCCTGCTCGGCGGGCGCCGGGGCACCGCCGCCATGCGGATCGAGGGCCGGCCCTACACCACCATCGAGCGGAACCTGGTCGAGCGCATGGTGCACGTCGTGCTGGGCGATCTCTCGACCGCCTTCGACCCGCTCTCGCCGGTCACCTTCCGCTTCGAGCGCCTGGAATCCAATCCGCGCTTCGCCACCATCGCGCGGCCGGCCAACGCTACGATCGTCGCCAGCCTGCGGGTCGACATGGAAGACCGCGGCGGCAAGATGGAACTGGTGATTCCCTACGCCACCCTGGAGCCGGTCCGCGAGCTTCTGCTGCAGATGTTCATCGGCGAGAAGTTCGGGCGGGATTCGATCTGGGAGAGCCACCTGACCATGGAGCTGTGGCAGACCGAGGTGCCGATCCAGGCCGTGCTCGACGAGTTCGAGCTAAGTCTGGGCGACGTGATGAACTGGCAGGAGGGGACCCGGATCGAGCTCAACTGCGCTCCCGACTCGCGCATCAAGCTGCGCTGCGGCGACATCTCCATGTTCGAAGGCCAGATGGGGCGAAAGGGCGTCAACATCGCTGTCCGGATCGCCAACCGGCTGGCCGCGGCAGGGATCTACGGGTGA